From Streptomyces sp. NBC_00690, a single genomic window includes:
- a CDS encoding helix-turn-helix transcriptional regulator has product MGTEQPIEDPVRRSGNHNTPLDTVLRHAAAARSGGARAVLVRGPAGIGRSHLLSTACQRLRSTGVTVRTVAAKPDAPTAARAVDALLAPAPVPKTETHRTPGTHQGTHDDWRRRQISALQLLAEGPLALVIDDAQWSDETSLRCLDFILRRAAGLPFFLLLAQRTDVEGPGVSPLAELLAQDRCSLVEPGPLGESETALMTAHFLGGPVEGSFVRHCVEISGGNPLLLGRLLAALNARGVRPDTEGTHRLGTLHESVLTSLIPDFLAVWPPSVRHVATALALVGRAATDPLVALSGVDSRRVEGALDVLRRSEIVLPGAPAEMRNGLREAVLAPLSEPGLQELRARAARVLSDAGRPATEVAAQLALLERIDRPWMLAVLRDAVAEEPNQATVRATGRVLRDEAHPLTDTERKDVHVELAAATARDAAAPALWHLRQALAATDDLREQASIAVQYGRTALGTNRTPEAVQILGQVLDALPEPTDITDTTGTRGSARGAADRELRITVESALLITAVNDRSALPGARARAATLTPPSGHSPAERQLLAVLSAFTALDSGPADRAAALARRALRVEEPGSADWTVPCSATVLTLADSIDEALEALDRMLSPSPPHRTPWPSLFALAGRSLLLHGIGDVPGAALDARAALATTATAPPLAHIALADVLLSQGETRQAGKVLDQLANAVPTLDQRVWEWSHYLHAKGRVLRDLGDAEGALELWQRCGRSLAEIDVTNPLVTTWWLSATTTLARLGRRSEAKGIAEQAHDRAQRWGTARALGLAKVAAANVAEGTARIDLLTEALDLLDASPARLQRAAAEYRLGRELLGRDDAPGARRHLRRAIELATRCGCPVLGARARTLLVTAGGRMPQLATAPLDSLTQSERRVAALAQRGASNKKIAETLFITPRTVEMHLTNVYRKLGVRGRAALPQGLTTTTGRTPARHQGDGMPAPSHR; this is encoded by the coding sequence GTGGGCACCGAACAACCGATCGAAGACCCTGTCCGGAGATCGGGCAACCACAACACACCACTCGACACCGTCCTACGGCACGCCGCCGCCGCCCGGTCCGGCGGGGCGCGAGCAGTCCTCGTCCGGGGGCCCGCGGGAATCGGCCGTAGCCATCTGTTGTCCACCGCGTGCCAGCGGTTGAGATCCACCGGCGTGACCGTGCGCACCGTTGCCGCCAAACCCGACGCCCCGACCGCAGCCCGTGCCGTGGACGCGCTCCTCGCTCCGGCACCCGTGCCCAAAACCGAGACCCATCGCACCCCGGGCACGCACCAAGGCACCCACGACGACTGGCGCAGACGGCAGATCAGCGCCCTGCAACTGCTCGCCGAAGGCCCGCTGGCGCTGGTCATCGACGACGCCCAGTGGAGCGACGAAACCTCGCTGCGCTGCCTGGACTTCATCCTCCGCAGAGCGGCGGGGCTCCCCTTCTTCCTCCTGCTCGCCCAGCGCACCGACGTGGAAGGGCCAGGTGTCTCCCCGCTCGCCGAACTCCTCGCTCAGGACCGCTGCTCCCTGGTCGAACCGGGACCTCTCGGGGAGTCGGAGACGGCTCTGATGACCGCCCACTTCCTCGGCGGTCCAGTGGAGGGTTCGTTCGTCCGGCACTGCGTGGAGATCTCCGGGGGCAACCCGCTGCTCCTCGGCCGGCTCCTGGCCGCCCTCAACGCGAGGGGAGTGCGGCCGGACACGGAGGGGACACACCGACTCGGCACGCTCCACGAGAGCGTTCTCACCTCGCTGATACCGGACTTCCTCGCCGTCTGGCCGCCCTCCGTGCGTCATGTGGCCACCGCCCTCGCACTGGTGGGCCGGGCCGCCACCGACCCGCTCGTCGCGCTCTCCGGTGTGGACTCACGACGGGTTGAGGGCGCGCTCGATGTGTTGCGGCGCAGTGAGATCGTCCTGCCGGGGGCGCCTGCCGAGATGCGCAACGGCCTGAGGGAAGCCGTCCTCGCACCGCTGTCGGAGCCCGGGCTCCAGGAACTCAGGGCACGCGCCGCCCGTGTGCTCAGCGATGCGGGCCGACCCGCCACCGAAGTGGCGGCCCAGTTGGCGTTGTTGGAGCGCATCGACCGACCGTGGATGCTGGCAGTGCTACGGGACGCCGTTGCGGAGGAACCGAACCAGGCGACCGTCCGTGCCACCGGCCGTGTCCTGCGCGACGAGGCCCACCCGCTCACCGACACCGAGCGCAAGGATGTCCACGTCGAGCTCGCAGCCGCCACGGCCCGGGACGCGGCAGCACCCGCGCTCTGGCACCTACGGCAAGCCCTCGCGGCCACCGATGACCTGCGTGAACAGGCTTCCATCGCCGTGCAGTACGGCAGGACCGCACTCGGGACCAACCGCACCCCGGAGGCCGTACAGATCCTCGGTCAGGTCCTCGACGCTCTGCCCGAACCCACAGATATCACCGACACCACAGGCACCAGAGGCAGCGCCCGGGGGGCCGCCGACCGTGAACTGCGCATCACCGTCGAATCCGCCCTGCTGATCACTGCCGTCAACGACCGCTCCGCCCTGCCCGGCGCCCGTGCGCGTGCCGCCACACTCACGCCACCGAGCGGACACAGCCCGGCAGAGCGTCAACTCCTGGCCGTACTGAGCGCTTTCACGGCGCTCGACTCGGGCCCCGCCGACAGGGCCGCAGCACTGGCCAGACGCGCCCTACGGGTCGAAGAACCAGGCTCCGCGGACTGGACCGTGCCCTGCTCCGCCACCGTCCTGACGCTCGCGGACTCGATCGACGAGGCACTGGAGGCGCTCGACCGGATGCTCTCCCCGTCCCCACCGCATCGCACGCCCTGGCCCTCGTTGTTCGCGCTTGCCGGCCGGTCCTTGCTGCTGCACGGCATCGGCGATGTGCCCGGGGCCGCCCTGGACGCACGGGCCGCCCTGGCGACCACTGCCACCGCCCCTCCGCTCGCCCATATCGCCCTCGCCGACGTACTGCTCTCGCAGGGCGAGACCCGACAGGCGGGCAAGGTGCTCGACCAATTGGCGAACGCCGTTCCCACACTCGACCAGCGGGTCTGGGAATGGTCGCACTACTTACATGCGAAGGGCCGGGTCCTTCGGGACCTCGGCGACGCCGAAGGCGCCCTCGAACTGTGGCAGCGCTGCGGGCGGAGCCTGGCCGAGATCGACGTCACCAACCCCCTGGTGACCACCTGGTGGCTGTCGGCCACGACCACCCTGGCCCGCCTCGGGCGAAGATCGGAAGCGAAGGGCATCGCCGAACAGGCCCACGACCGAGCACAACGCTGGGGCACCGCCCGCGCACTGGGCCTGGCGAAGGTCGCCGCCGCGAACGTGGCGGAGGGGACCGCACGCATCGACCTCCTCACCGAAGCCCTCGACCTGCTCGACGCCTCACCGGCCCGTCTCCAGCGCGCCGCCGCCGAGTACCGACTCGGCCGCGAACTCCTCGGCCGCGACGACGCCCCCGGCGCCCGCCGCCATCTGCGCCGGGCCATCGAACTCGCCACCCGCTGCGGCTGCCCCGTGCTCGGCGCCCGCGCCCGCACCCTGCTGGTCACGGCGGGTGGTCGCATGCCACAACTCGCCACCGCCCCACTCGACTCCCTCACCCAGAGCGAGCGCCGGGTGGCAGCCCTGGCCCAGCGAGGCGCCAGCAACAAGAAGATCGCTGAAACGCTCTTCATCACCCCTCGCACTGTCGAAATGCATCTGACCAACGTCTACCGAAAGCTCGGCGTACGCGGGCGGGCCGCACTTCCCCAGGGCTTGACCACCACCACTGGCCGGACCCCCGCCCGGCACCAGGGCGACGGTATGCCCGCACCCAGCCACCGCTGA
- a CDS encoding bifunctional serine/threonine-protein kinase/glutamate ABC transporter substrate-binding protein gives MGLVWRARDLMLHRDVALKEVRPPDAGLAEHDPTGVRALRARVLREARALARTDHPNVVTIYHIVDGGEDTYPWLVMELVPGGSFQEHLGRRGTLTPEEAARLGRGVLAGLRAAHAVGIQHRDIKPANVLLRPDGRPVLTDFGIAAVQGSTALTATGSFIGTPDYMAPERVSGQDGGPAADLWSLALMLYVAVEGHHPLRRANTLATLAAVLSEDVPPPRRAGALTEALTAVLVRDPAGRPDAQTLDRLLEAAESASDGVTAPTSYPLAPPAAPPADALPADPLPAPAAASSGDAPPAGTPPIPAVAPARSRSQSWNQRRTRAYAAAALVAVPLGGVLLWLQLQGDGEGSKTAKDGSTPSPSSLTQGSGEPANDPKGIGGITIGVKSDQPGLGLKTVEGEFKGFDVAVATYIAGELGHRPEDITWKPVRSDERESLLKSREVDLVVAMYVMSDQREKEVDFVGPYLVGHQDVLMRVDETSISSATSLNGKKICSTRGSTPGKYLQNQVAPQVQIVENDSYERCLTALTSNEVDGVTTDDAILAGYAAQNPGKYRLGGFRLSNEEYGIGLPKDSHRKSAVQAALDKMTREGDWKKAVQEHLPLLQRETPQS, from the coding sequence ATGGGGCTGGTGTGGCGAGCGCGCGATCTGATGCTCCACCGTGATGTCGCACTCAAAGAAGTGCGTCCACCGGACGCGGGACTGGCCGAGCACGACCCCACAGGCGTCAGGGCACTGCGCGCCCGCGTACTGCGGGAAGCCAGGGCGCTGGCTCGCACCGACCACCCCAATGTCGTCACCATCTACCACATCGTCGACGGCGGCGAGGACACCTATCCATGGCTCGTCATGGAGCTGGTCCCCGGTGGCTCGTTCCAGGAGCACCTCGGTCGCAGGGGCACCCTCACGCCCGAGGAGGCGGCGAGATTGGGGCGCGGTGTGTTGGCCGGGCTGCGGGCCGCGCACGCGGTCGGCATCCAACACCGGGACATCAAACCCGCCAACGTCCTGTTGCGACCGGACGGGCGCCCCGTCCTCACCGACTTCGGGATCGCCGCGGTCCAGGGGTCCACTGCCCTCACCGCCACCGGTTCCTTCATCGGCACGCCTGACTACATGGCCCCAGAAAGGGTCAGTGGGCAGGACGGCGGCCCGGCCGCCGACCTCTGGTCGCTCGCCCTGATGTTGTACGTCGCCGTAGAGGGGCACCATCCACTGCGCCGCGCCAACACCCTGGCCACCCTTGCTGCGGTGCTCAGCGAGGATGTCCCACCACCACGCCGGGCCGGTGCGTTGACCGAGGCGCTTACGGCTGTCCTGGTCCGGGACCCGGCCGGACGCCCGGACGCGCAGACGCTCGATCGACTGCTGGAGGCAGCGGAGTCGGCATCGGATGGGGTCACCGCTCCGACGTCGTACCCCCTTGCACCTCCCGCGGCCCCGCCCGCTGACGCTCTGCCTGCCGACCCCCTGCCCGCACCTGCCGCGGCCTCGTCCGGCGACGCTCCGCCCGCAGGCACCCCGCCCATACCCGCGGTAGCGCCTGCCCGCTCACGATCGCAGTCCTGGAACCAGCGGCGCACCCGGGCGTACGCCGCGGCGGCCCTCGTCGCCGTGCCACTCGGTGGGGTACTCCTCTGGCTCCAACTACAAGGCGACGGAGAGGGTTCCAAAACCGCCAAGGACGGCTCCACCCCTTCACCCAGCTCCCTCACCCAGGGGAGCGGTGAGCCGGCCAATGACCCCAAGGGCATCGGTGGGATCACCATCGGGGTCAAGTCCGATCAACCCGGCCTCGGTCTCAAAACCGTGGAGGGCGAGTTCAAGGGCTTCGATGTGGCCGTTGCGACCTATATCGCCGGTGAACTCGGTCACCGACCCGAGGACATCACATGGAAGCCGGTGCGCAGCGATGAGCGCGAAAGCCTGCTGAAGAGCAGGGAAGTGGACCTCGTCGTGGCGATGTACGTGATGAGCGACCAGCGGGAGAAGGAGGTCGACTTCGTCGGCCCCTATCTCGTGGGCCATCAGGACGTCCTGATGCGTGTGGACGAGACCTCCATCAGTTCCGCCACCTCCCTGAACGGCAAGAAGATCTGCTCGACCCGAGGGTCCACACCCGGAAAGTACCTCCAGAATCAGGTCGCTCCCCAGGTCCAGATCGTCGAGAACGACAGCTACGAGCGATGCCTGACCGCACTGACCAGCAACGAGGTGGACGGGGTCACGACCGACGATGCGATCCTGGCCGGATACGCCGCGCAGAATCCGGGAAAGTACCGGCTCGGTGGGTTCCGGTTGAGCAACGAGGAGTATGGAATCGGTCTGCCGAAGGACAGTCATCGTAAATCCGCCGTTCAGGCGGCACTGGACAAGATGACCAGAGAAGGCGACTGGAAGAAGGCCGTCCAGGAGCACCTTCCCCTCTTGCAGCGGGAGACGCCGCAGTCGTGA
- a CDS encoding AAA family ATPase produces MAHRPPSGTARPTHVTPEPPPGREREDLLLRKLLHGLQLGRPALVDVHGPPGIGRSALLDHVITLADSYGVRVVAAHASREEIDLPHGIATQLHSALAATHRNPAAPTRPAKHPPSIRAATLAHALFAAARVQPLLLVVDDVQWADRPSLRGLQALARRLQGAPLMVLTSRNTAVPCAPYDLIEPCPLADARTVAQHTLFLAPLPDDIAAQVVAKNRRTPEAFAAQVARCTEGNPALLRAVANRYALRDQPALVPGGDPSDETADAVRDHTARTLAVLPGELLDVLAVIAVAGPDCTPDMIAALSGTRTIGVARALALLSGTGLLVPGPLPAFRSEAAAEAVLAPLTTRHRRELYARAAEWAQRAAFPDRAVARMLLGARTIGAAWAVDVLHRRAARCRATGRPIEAARLLERALGEPVPPALRVQLLTDLSEAVLPHAPHVASRHLRRALLVPAAESGPARLHAAELLIARGDVVTAGPLIHRAVLDARADTPERAALYALQGICRYLGPPPVDLPLPPDPPPRHERPAEAGLAAWRTALHGRDAALARRLARAALAPTAHEEVPLTVRTAAAHALLLTGRAQEAHSALDEVIARAEHGNSRAVVGLALIVSAFAELQRGKDALASRTLDRCEETMPRNCWHPLIVPAVLALRTLILLRRGEHGPAQRILTSELPNTAEGGLAWALLLYARGRVQLETGQRESALTDLLECGRLLLARKMANPALLRWRSAAARACAPDDPRAARLRAEERMLALAWGTPDTMAATLRATAGPTTAAPSRASWQYRQALVALGTAPRFGHHTVDSLLHSDQAALPSTPPRTAAPGRPAPSKGAPPAGGSAALSAAERKVAHLAADGLGNRAIATELSVTTRAVELHLTKTYRKLGIQGRPQLAAALGRTPRENT; encoded by the coding sequence ATGGCCCACCGCCCGCCCTCGGGCACCGCCCGTCCCACCCACGTCACCCCCGAACCCCCACCGGGCCGAGAGCGGGAAGACCTGCTGCTGCGAAAACTCCTGCACGGACTCCAACTCGGACGCCCGGCCCTCGTCGATGTGCACGGACCTCCAGGTATCGGCCGCAGTGCGCTGCTCGACCATGTGATCACACTCGCCGACTCCTACGGCGTACGGGTCGTCGCCGCCCATGCGTCACGCGAGGAGATCGACCTGCCCCATGGGATCGCCACCCAACTCCACTCGGCTCTCGCAGCCACCCATCGAAACCCGGCCGCCCCGACCCGCCCGGCCAAACACCCCCCGTCGATACGGGCGGCGACACTGGCTCACGCACTCTTCGCCGCCGCCCGTGTCCAACCGCTCCTCCTCGTCGTCGACGACGTCCAATGGGCCGATCGCCCCTCACTGCGCGGCCTCCAGGCACTGGCACGACGGTTGCAGGGTGCCCCCCTGATGGTGCTCACCTCCCGCAACACCGCCGTGCCCTGTGCCCCGTACGACCTGATCGAGCCGTGCCCACTGGCCGACGCACGCACCGTGGCCCAGCACACCCTGTTCCTCGCCCCTCTCCCCGACGACATCGCGGCACAGGTCGTCGCCAAGAACCGGCGCACGCCGGAAGCCTTCGCGGCCCAGGTCGCACGGTGTACCGAGGGCAACCCAGCACTCCTGCGTGCGGTCGCCAACCGGTACGCCCTGCGTGATCAACCCGCACTCGTCCCGGGCGGTGATCCGAGCGACGAGACGGCCGACGCTGTACGCGACCACACCGCGCGCACTCTCGCCGTACTCCCCGGTGAACTCCTCGACGTGCTCGCCGTCATCGCCGTCGCAGGACCCGACTGCACACCCGACATGATCGCCGCGCTCTCCGGGACCCGTACCATCGGAGTGGCCCGCGCGCTTGCGCTGTTGTCGGGCACGGGCCTGCTGGTCCCCGGGCCCCTGCCGGCGTTTCGCAGCGAGGCCGCCGCCGAAGCGGTGCTCGCCCCCCTCACCACCCGACACCGCCGTGAGTTATACGCGCGAGCCGCAGAGTGGGCCCAGCGCGCCGCCTTCCCCGACCGGGCCGTCGCCCGGATGCTGCTCGGCGCCCGCACCATCGGCGCCGCCTGGGCGGTCGACGTGCTCCACCGAAGGGCCGCGCGCTGCCGTGCCACCGGCCGTCCCATCGAAGCGGCCCGGCTGCTGGAACGCGCACTGGGCGAACCCGTACCGCCCGCGCTACGGGTACAACTCCTCACCGACCTCAGCGAGGCCGTACTACCCCATGCGCCGCACGTTGCCAGTCGGCACCTGCGTCGCGCGCTGCTGGTGCCCGCGGCCGAGAGCGGTCCTGCGCGACTGCATGCGGCGGAACTCCTCATCGCCAGGGGAGACGTCGTGACCGCAGGCCCCCTGATCCACCGAGCCGTGCTGGACGCGCGAGCTGACACGCCGGAACGCGCCGCCCTGTACGCGCTCCAAGGGATCTGTCGGTATCTCGGTCCGCCTCCCGTCGACCTCCCGCTGCCACCCGACCCCCCGCCACGACACGAACGACCGGCCGAGGCGGGGCTCGCCGCCTGGCGCACCGCACTGCACGGCCGGGATGCGGCCCTCGCACGGCGTCTGGCCCGTGCGGCGCTCGCACCGACAGCGCACGAGGAAGTCCCGCTGACGGTCCGCACGGCAGCCGCACACGCCCTCCTGCTCACCGGGCGGGCACAGGAAGCACACAGCGCACTCGACGAGGTCATCGCTCGCGCAGAGCACGGCAACTCCCGCGCCGTGGTCGGTCTCGCACTTATCGTTAGTGCGTTCGCCGAACTGCAACGCGGCAAGGACGCTCTCGCATCCCGCACGCTCGACCGGTGCGAGGAGACGATGCCCCGCAACTGTTGGCATCCGCTGATCGTCCCCGCGGTGCTCGCACTCCGTACGTTGATCCTGCTCCGCCGCGGCGAACACGGCCCGGCTCAGCGGATCCTCACGTCCGAACTGCCCAACACCGCCGAAGGCGGACTGGCGTGGGCCCTGCTGCTGTACGCCAGAGGACGTGTCCAGTTGGAAACCGGGCAGCGCGAATCGGCCCTCACCGACCTGCTGGAGTGCGGTCGACTCCTCCTGGCGCGAAAGATGGCCAACCCCGCACTCCTACGGTGGCGCTCGGCCGCAGCCCGCGCCTGTGCTCCTGATGATCCCAGGGCGGCACGGCTGCGCGCCGAGGAACGGATGCTCGCCCTCGCCTGGGGCACACCCGACACCATGGCAGCCACCCTGCGGGCCACCGCAGGGCCGACGACGGCGGCCCCCTCCCGTGCCAGTTGGCAGTACCGTCAAGCCCTCGTCGCGCTGGGCACCGCACCCCGATTCGGCCACCACACCGTCGACTCACTCCTGCACAGCGACCAGGCCGCACTACCGAGCACGCCGCCACGAACGGCCGCCCCCGGGCGCCCCGCCCCGTCGAAGGGCGCACCACCCGCCGGGGGCAGCGCCGCACTGTCCGCAGCGGAGCGCAAGGTGGCACATCTCGCCGCTGACGGGCTTGGCAACCGAGCCATCGCCACCGAACTGTCGGTCACCACCCGGGCTGTTGAACTCCACCTCACCAAGACCTACCGCAAGTTGGGGATTCAAGGCCGTCCACAACTCGCCGCGGCCCTGGGGCGGACACCGAGGGAGAACACATGA